A genome region from Mycolicibacterium litorale includes the following:
- a CDS encoding glycerol-3-phosphate dehydrogenase/oxidase, with translation MSDPIAGNGQTLLGPEQRAEAWRRLGSEQFDVVVIGGGVVGAGAALDAATRGLKVALVEARDFASGTSSRSSKMFHGGLRYLEQLEFGLVREALHERELSLTTLAPHLVKPLPFLFPLTNRWWERPYVAAGIFLYDQLGGAKSVPAQKHLTKSGALRLAPGLKRSSLIGGIRYYDTVVDDARHTMTVARTAAHYGAVVRTSTQVVNLLREGDRVIGVAVRDSEDGAVAEVRGHVVVNATGVWTDEIQALSRQRGRFRVRASKGVHVVVPRDRIVSEVAIILRTEKSVLFVIPWGTHWIIGTTDTDWNLDLAHPAATKADIDYILGHVNTVLATPLTHDDIDGVYAGLRPLLAGESEETSKLSREHAVAVPAPGLVAIAGGKYTTYRVMGEDAIDAAAEFVPARVAPSITEKVPLMGADGYFALINQTESVGARYGLHPYRVRHLLDRYGSLISDVLQSAEGRPELLTPITEAPVYLKVEAWYAAVAEGALHLEDILARRMRISIEYPHRGVDCAREVAEVVAPVLGWSAEDVDREVDTYCARVDAEVRSQQQPDDESADALRAAAPEARAKILEPVPLR, from the coding sequence GTGAGTGACCCGATCGCAGGTAACGGGCAGACTTTGCTCGGCCCTGAGCAGCGGGCCGAGGCCTGGCGGCGGCTCGGCAGCGAACAGTTCGACGTCGTCGTGATCGGCGGGGGTGTGGTCGGCGCCGGTGCGGCGCTCGACGCCGCCACTCGCGGGCTCAAGGTCGCGCTGGTCGAGGCGCGGGATTTCGCCTCGGGCACCTCGAGTCGCAGCAGCAAGATGTTCCACGGCGGCCTGCGCTACCTCGAACAGCTCGAGTTCGGGCTGGTGCGCGAAGCACTGCACGAGCGTGAGTTGTCGCTGACCACGCTGGCCCCCCATCTGGTGAAACCGCTGCCGTTCCTGTTCCCGCTGACCAACCGGTGGTGGGAGCGGCCCTATGTAGCGGCGGGCATCTTCCTCTACGACCAACTCGGCGGCGCGAAATCGGTTCCCGCCCAGAAGCACCTCACCAAGTCGGGGGCCCTACGGCTGGCGCCCGGGCTCAAACGCAGCTCGCTGATCGGCGGGATCCGGTACTACGACACCGTCGTCGACGACGCGCGCCACACCATGACCGTCGCGCGGACGGCCGCTCACTACGGCGCGGTGGTGCGCACGTCGACGCAGGTGGTCAACTTGCTGCGCGAAGGGGACCGGGTCATCGGGGTCGCCGTCCGCGACAGCGAGGACGGCGCGGTGGCCGAGGTGCGCGGCCATGTCGTCGTCAACGCCACCGGGGTGTGGACCGACGAGATCCAGGCGTTGTCGCGACAGCGCGGGCGGTTCCGGGTGCGCGCGTCGAAGGGTGTGCACGTCGTCGTACCGCGCGACCGCATCGTCAGCGAGGTGGCGATCATCCTGCGCACCGAGAAGTCGGTGCTGTTCGTCATCCCCTGGGGGACGCACTGGATCATCGGCACCACCGACACCGACTGGAATCTCGACCTGGCGCATCCGGCGGCGACGAAGGCCGACATCGACTACATCCTCGGCCACGTCAACACGGTCCTGGCCACGCCGCTGACCCACGACGACATCGACGGGGTGTACGCGGGCCTGCGGCCGCTGCTGGCCGGGGAGAGCGAGGAGACGTCCAAGCTGTCGCGGGAGCACGCGGTGGCGGTGCCCGCGCCGGGCCTGGTGGCGATCGCCGGCGGCAAGTACACCACCTACCGGGTGATGGGGGAGGACGCGATCGACGCGGCCGCCGAGTTCGTGCCGGCCCGGGTCGCGCCGTCGATCACCGAGAAGGTGCCGCTGATGGGCGCCGACGGGTACTTCGCGCTGATCAACCAGACCGAGAGTGTCGGTGCCCGTTACGGTTTGCATCCCTACCGGGTGCGCCATCTGCTGGACCGCTACGGCTCGCTGATCAGCGACGTGCTGCAGTCGGCCGAGGGCAGGCCGGAACTGCTCACCCCGATCACCGAGGCGCCGGTCTACCTGAAGGTGGAGGCCTGGTACGCGGCGGTCGCGGAGGGCGCGCTGCACCTCGAGGACATCCTGGCCCGCCGCATGCGCATCTCGATCGAGTATCCGCACCGCGGGGTCGACTGTGCCCGCGAGGTCGCCGAAGTCGTTGCGCCCGTGCTGGGCTGGAGCGCCGAGGACGTCGACCGCGAGGTGGACACCTACTGCGCTCGGGTGGACGCCGAGGTGCGCAGCCAGCAACAGCCGGACGACGAATCCGCCGATGCGCTGCGCGCGGCCGCACCGGAGGCGAGGGCGAAGATCCTGGAACCGGTCCCGCTGCGATGA
- a CDS encoding NAD(P)H-quinone dehydrogenase codes for MATRIVIIGGGPAGYEAALVAAGRRADGSDIHVTVIDSDGVGGACVLYDCVPSKTFIASTGVRTELRRAGGLGIDISVEDAKISLPQIHNRVKTLARSQSADIGSQLLREGVTVIAGRGELVDDVPGMAHHRVRVTTHDGKTGVLKADVVLIATGASPRVLPNAVPDGERILTWRQLYDLTELPEHLVIVGSGVTGAEFCNAYTELGVTVTVVASRDQILPHEDSDAAAALEEVFAERGVTLVKNARAESVTRTETGVKVQIADGRCVEGSHALMTVGSVPNTSGLGLERVGVELGRGGYIPVDRVSRTPASGIYAAGDCTGLLPLASVAAMQGRIAMYHALGEGVAPIRLRTVASATFTRPEIGAVGIPQTAIDDGSVPARTLMLPLNTNARAKMSLLRHGFVKIFCRPATGVVIGGVVVAPIASELILPIALAVQNRISVTDLAQTLSVYPSLSGSIVEAARRLMAHDDLD; via the coding sequence GTGGCAACCCGCATCGTGATCATCGGCGGCGGGCCCGCCGGCTATGAGGCGGCACTCGTTGCCGCGGGCAGACGCGCCGACGGCTCCGACATCCACGTCACCGTGATCGACTCCGACGGGGTGGGTGGCGCGTGTGTGCTCTACGACTGCGTGCCGTCCAAGACGTTCATCGCCTCGACCGGGGTGCGCACCGAACTGCGCCGCGCCGGCGGTCTCGGTATCGACATCAGCGTCGAGGACGCCAAGATCTCGCTGCCGCAGATCCACAACCGCGTCAAGACACTGGCCCGGTCACAGTCCGCCGACATCGGCAGCCAACTGCTGCGCGAGGGCGTCACGGTCATCGCCGGCCGCGGTGAGCTGGTCGACGACGTGCCCGGGATGGCCCACCACCGGGTACGGGTGACCACCCACGACGGCAAGACCGGAGTGCTGAAGGCCGACGTCGTGCTCATCGCCACCGGCGCCAGCCCGCGCGTGCTGCCCAACGCCGTGCCCGACGGCGAGCGGATCCTGACCTGGCGGCAGCTCTACGACCTGACCGAACTTCCCGAGCACCTGGTGATCGTGGGCTCCGGGGTCACCGGCGCGGAGTTCTGCAACGCCTACACCGAACTCGGTGTCACGGTGACGGTCGTCGCCAGCCGCGACCAGATCCTGCCGCACGAGGACAGCGACGCCGCCGCGGCGCTCGAAGAGGTGTTCGCCGAACGCGGTGTGACGCTGGTCAAGAACGCCCGCGCCGAATCGGTGACCCGTACCGAGACCGGGGTGAAGGTGCAGATCGCCGACGGCCGCTGCGTGGAGGGCAGCCACGCACTGATGACGGTCGGGTCGGTGCCCAACACCTCGGGCCTCGGCCTGGAGCGGGTGGGCGTCGAGTTGGGCCGCGGCGGTTACATCCCCGTCGACCGGGTCTCGCGCACACCGGCGTCGGGGATCTACGCCGCCGGTGACTGCACCGGGCTGCTGCCGTTGGCGTCGGTGGCCGCGATGCAGGGCCGCATCGCGATGTACCACGCCCTCGGCGAGGGGGTCGCCCCGATCCGGCTGCGCACCGTCGCCTCCGCCACGTTCACCCGCCCGGAGATCGGCGCCGTGGGGATCCCGCAGACCGCGATCGACGACGGCAGTGTCCCGGCCCGCACGCTGATGTTGCCGCTCAACACCAATGCGCGGGCGAAGATGTCGCTGCTGCGGCACGGCTTCGTCAAGATCTTCTGCCGTCCGGCGACCGGCGTGGTGATCGGCGGGGTGGTGGTGGCCCCGATCGCCTCGGAATTGATCCTGCCGATCGCGCTGGCGGTGCAGAACCGCATCTCGGTGACCGACCTCGCGCAGACGTTGTCGGTGTATCCCTCGCTGTCGGGTTCGATAGTCGAGGCCGCGCGCCGCCTCATGGCTCACGACGATCTGGACTGA
- a CDS encoding gamma-glutamylcyclotransferase, with the protein MPLYAAYGSNMHPEQMMERAPHSPMAGTGWLHGWRLTFGGEDIGWEGALATVVEDPLSKVFVVLYDMTKEDEETLDRWEGSELGIHKKIRCRVDRVTGFSTDTPLEPVLAWLYVVDAWEGGLPSARYLGVMADAAEIAGAPADYVHDLRTRPSRSIGPGTKG; encoded by the coding sequence GTGCCGCTCTACGCCGCCTACGGGTCGAACATGCATCCCGAGCAGATGATGGAGCGTGCACCGCATTCGCCCATGGCCGGAACCGGCTGGCTGCACGGCTGGCGGCTGACCTTCGGCGGCGAGGACATCGGCTGGGAAGGCGCGCTCGCCACCGTCGTCGAGGATCCGCTGTCCAAGGTGTTCGTCGTGCTCTACGACATGACCAAAGAGGACGAGGAGACCCTCGACCGCTGGGAGGGTTCGGAGCTCGGCATCCACAAGAAGATCCGCTGCCGCGTCGACCGGGTCACCGGATTCTCCACGGACACCCCACTTGAACCCGTACTGGCATGGCTCTACGTGGTCGACGCGTGGGAGGGTGGCCTGCCGTCGGCGCGCTACCTCGGAGTGATGGCCGACGCCGCCGAGATCGCCGGTGCCCCAGCTGATTACGTCCACGACCTGCGAACACGCCCGTCGCGGAGCATCGGGCCGGGCACCAAGGGCTGA
- a CDS encoding DUF4032 domain-containing protein, whose amino-acid sequence MAVPELRLRTPSAGLLALPWDRPLAQWAVPDVPLRDIAVGPSRHLVKFVHCDGALWAVKELPPRIANKEYGVLGALEELGLPAVKRAGLVYQPDFDTSLLLTRFLDGSWQYRRLFRRLPPEEPKHRARLFDAMATLLVELHRHGVFWGDCSLANTLFSRDGQVLQAWLVDAETSEVHPRLSDGQRRHDLDILVENVAADLMDLAAYLGSSEELEDTLIAEAQDIPNRYQRLWDVLHAEPVFDFSDRYRVEGTIRRLNELGFAVEEVTLQPVSDTAPDRLQLHVAVGDRRFHAERLRELTGLDVGEGQARTLLGDLQTFQARLSQEAGHDVDDATAAQLWVMEVATPTMHRAHEAIGHAGTPIQAFCDLLEVRWLLSERAGRDVGTERALVALARDVIPPDSAAKMAVAEVPTQPMPVLGFDDD is encoded by the coding sequence CGGTGCCCGACGTGCCGTTGCGCGACATCGCCGTCGGCCCGAGCCGGCACCTGGTCAAGTTCGTCCACTGCGACGGCGCCCTGTGGGCGGTCAAGGAACTCCCACCGCGCATCGCGAACAAGGAGTACGGCGTACTCGGCGCCCTCGAAGAGCTGGGACTGCCCGCTGTGAAGCGGGCCGGACTGGTCTATCAGCCCGACTTCGACACGTCGCTCCTGCTGACCCGCTTCCTCGACGGGTCGTGGCAGTACCGCAGGCTGTTCCGCCGGCTGCCGCCCGAGGAACCCAAACACCGCGCCCGGCTGTTCGACGCGATGGCCACACTGCTCGTCGAACTGCACCGCCACGGCGTGTTCTGGGGTGACTGCTCGCTGGCCAACACGTTGTTCTCCCGCGACGGTCAGGTGCTGCAGGCGTGGCTGGTCGACGCCGAGACGTCCGAGGTGCACCCACGCCTGTCCGACGGTCAGCGCCGCCACGACCTCGACATCCTCGTCGAGAACGTCGCCGCCGACCTGATGGACCTCGCCGCATATCTCGGCTCGTCGGAGGAGCTGGAGGACACGCTGATCGCCGAGGCACAGGACATCCCCAACCGCTACCAGCGGCTGTGGGACGTGCTGCACGCCGAACCGGTCTTCGACTTCAGCGACCGGTACCGCGTCGAGGGCACAATCCGCCGGCTCAACGAACTGGGCTTCGCCGTCGAGGAAGTCACCCTGCAGCCGGTCAGCGACACCGCGCCGGACCGGCTGCAGCTGCACGTCGCCGTCGGCGACCGCCGCTTCCACGCCGAACGCCTGCGCGAGCTGACCGGACTCGACGTCGGCGAAGGACAGGCGCGCACGCTGCTCGGCGATCTGCAGACCTTCCAGGCCCGGCTCAGCCAGGAGGCCGGGCACGACGTCGACGACGCGACGGCCGCGCAGCTGTGGGTGATGGAGGTCGCCACGCCCACCATGCACCGCGCGCACGAGGCGATCGGCCACGCCGGCACGCCGATCCAGGCGTTCTGCGATCTGCTCGAGGTGCGCTGGTTGCTCAGCGAACGCGCGGGCCGCGACGTCGGGACCGAGCGGGCGCTGGTGGCGCTGGCGCGCGACGTCATCCCGCCCGACTCGGCGGCCAAGATGGCGGTCGCGGAGGTGCCGACGCAGCCGATGCCGGTGCTCGGCTTCGACGACGACTGA